The Plasmodium vivax chromosome 12, whole genome shotgun sequence genomic interval CTATTGATGTGGACCCTGTGATGGCTACAATTGAGAGAAGCAACCTAACCCTTTTAAAAGGTTCCCTTTAGAaatccccccccaaaaaaaataggacgGTGGTGGTATAGGGCACATTTGTTTAGCCCCTTTTTACATCCCCGTTTGGAGGTCGACTATCCCGCAGGTGTGCACCACACAGAGGTGTGCAAAGTGTGAAGGTTAATTGACAATTGAATGCCCAGaattgaaggaaaaaaacgtcaAAAACGCGTCAAAAACGCGTCAAAAACGCGTCAAAAACACGTCAAAAACACGTcgaatgatttttttttttttttaaaagaggaGACCACGTAGACATCCATGTGTCACCTCGCCATGtgtatttttgtacattACCCCCcaagcacacacacacacacgtacacTCATAACATCAcatgttgtaatttttttttttttttttaaacgcacACTTGTATATGTCCCCATATGCACAGACGTGATGCAGCGCGCATATGACTCGTTTGAGAATTCACTACGTCAGCAGCagttttaatttcccccccaacaAGCACAAATCCGTATAAGCCTATGTTTGCGCGTATGCATGCGCGTATGCCTGCGTGTGTATACTCCCCTCCGTGCCGTCTGGCAAGTATGAACAGCGCGGTGATGACTAACCCGGTGACGTAAATGCATTGCGCgtagttttttcccctttttttcacctttttttcactttttctttccttttttcccctttttttttttttttttttttttaattccgtGAGATTAACCCATTGTACCATTGTGTATGCCTGCGCGCGCGTTGAGCAGACGCGCCAGTTGTGTCCTCTCCATCTCTCTCCCTTTcgctctctctctctctctctctctttttttttttttttttcccttttgctggGACGTTTGCATAATTCGTTTTACATGCGTCACGTCGCAGTGAAGGCCCGTAACGCGGATTGGGCGCTCTCAACCGCGGTTGCGGTTGTGACAGCCCATTTGCGGCTGCCATTTGCGGCTGCCTGTTTATGACTCCCATTTATCGCTTCCCTTTATCGCTTCCCTTTATCGCTTCCCTTTATCGCTTCCCTTTATCGCTTCCCCTTATCGCTTCCCTTTATCGCTTCCCTTTATCGCTTCCATTCATCGCTTCCATTCATCGCTTCCATTCATCGCTTCCATTCATCGCTTCCATTCATCCCCGCTGCCTATTTGAGTACGTCCGCTTGTGCCACCGCACATCACATATGTAGAGTACGTTGTGCAGTATTTTCCCCGTGCAGAACTACTGcccaaaagaaaagaaaaaaaaacttttaaataattaaccttacaaattgtaattttgtCCTTTCCTCAATCTGCGCAATGGAGCGACGTGCAGTTACGTCTTTTGAGTTcgtgaaggaggagggaggATACCCCTTCGAGCGCGTGAAAGAAGAACGCCACTAGGGAGcattccaaaaaaggaaaaaaaaaaaaaagcaaatgtcaaaatgcacaaatttgACACGATGCAAATTACTCCGCTGTaagttcttcctttttaccCCCCGCGTGCGCCCATTTGTTAAGACACAACGCCGCTTTTGGGACGAGGCTAAGTGTCCCACCCCATATCCCTCATCAAATCGGTTAGCGAAAAATCAGGGCTGCCCTCACTTTTGTCTTCTCCTCCGATTGACATATTGGCTTCCTCTAAATTGGCCCAGACTTGCGACCCTTCATTTGTGGCTGTCTCCCGTGCGACACTCTTAattacacaattttgtttcgCCTTCACGTGGGTGTGTTTATCCTCCTGAAGAGAAAAACTTAGCCCCTCCTTGTAACTTTCGCCCGCGTTGTATTTTTCACCCGCGCTGGCCAACTCTAGGATTACCCCCTTATCCTCATCCGTCACCGTGTCCACGAGGTACAAAACGGAGGGGTACTTCTTCAAATGggattttattaattttattgtgCATTCATAATTCCTCACAAGGGTGTGAAGGTGCTGCTGTTTGGTTAAGCTTCTGTTTTCACTGTCAATCTTTTCTCTCTTCAGTTGGTACATTTGGTCATTCAAATCAGATATGATGTCACTTAGGGAACCTAACCTCTTGACTAAGTCACTTTGTTGTTCCTTCAGACAAGCGTACTTGTTCTGCTGACTCTggttttgcttcttcatttcgtttaGTTCCCCTTCCAGATGTcccgtttgttttttccattcctttatttcttcctccttcatgcCGAGGACCCTTTGGAACATCGCGCACGACTCCTCTGCCATTTGTTTGAGGCGGGTCTCCCACGCTTCAACGCCGTGGTCCGCGTTATTATTAGCCATTTGGACGGCCGTTTGGATAGCGTTTTTGCTAGTGGCGAGGCGTACGTCACTGCCGCTTTCCCTGCCGCTTTCCacgccgctttcccccccctccgacGCCCAAATGTCCGCCTCACTCGCGGAAGAGAAGTTAAGGACGCAGCTGCTTTGCACATCATTCAGGAAGGTGTGGAAGTCTTTGACGTAGTAGTCCGCATGGCCCTCGGTAAAGTAATCCCTGCTGCGGTTCggttcgcttcccccttcgtcCTGCTCAGCGCTGGTTCGCTTCGCACCCCATCCTGTGGGAGACGCCTGCTTACACATTGAACTGTCTTGGCGGTGCATGTTATGGCTGCCACCCCTGTGGGcactttttctccccccctttgatgGGGCCCCCAAATTGTTACTCCCGCAACGGTTGTTACTACTGCAGCGGTTGGTGGTACTGCTTCGGATGGTGGTACCGCCCCGTGTGTGCGGTCCGATGTGGCCCCTCGTGCAACTGGTTGAGCTTCCCTTCCCCAGttggttttcccccccttggtcAGTTCCCCCTAAACTTGCCGCCTCTTTTGTGTTCTGCCCGATGGGCGTCAAAAGAGCGGTACCTGCAACCACCCTTGCGCAAGCGTCATTAGATGTGCCTTCCTCTATATGGCTCTCCCAGTTGGGGTCTCCCACCTGCAGgcactttttcttcctccccctcttcttctccttctccttctcagCTGCGACGATTTCCAGCCAGGCATCCTTCACCTCCTCCTGGTTGCCCTTTGACGAATTCGTCAATTCGGTTATGAgcaatttggctagctgaacccattttttttccctcgcTTTGTAGACCCTATAGTTATGATCCGCCTGTCTGAGTTTAAGAATGGTATTTCTATATTTGACACTTTCCTGTTCGTAGCATAGATTGGTCAGATGCAGgagattctttttttccttttgattCTCCCTCTGTAGTTGcatatatttctctttataTAAGTCCCTATTGAACGTCGCTGTTCCGATGAGTTGTCTCCACTTGTATTTTTCTGCCCTGTGGACAGTGTCCTTACCGTTGCAGGCGTTTTCAAATTGCCTTCTTTCCTCCCTCATCTTCTGCTCACTCGTTGTGATGTACCTACTCATCATGCTGTTTGATTGGCAAATGTAATGGCATGCTTCGACTATAACATTCCTGTAGCTGTATATATCTCCAAGCATTAGCCAAAAGTTGTgtgttagttttttttttagccacGCTTCGTTGGGGCGTACACTCAGCATGAGTTTGTCTGGGTGAGGTTGCCTCTCATCTTCTTCCACCCTCTTGGAACTCTCCTCCTCTCTATCACTCCTTCCGCACCTCACGGGGGTGTCACTTTGGAAAAGAAGCacgtcctcctcattttcacATCTACCGAGCAGCTTCAACAGACGCATGAGCTCTGCGTCCCTTTCGTTTTCCTCTGCAAAGGATCGCAGGTAAAATTCCGGGGACCACAGGAAGGGGGGCAACGCGGCAGATGGCTGCGTCGACGCAGATTTGGGCGCTAACCGAGCAGGGGTTAACTGAGTAGTGGACAACCGCTCATGGGATAACCGCTCATGGGATAACCGCTCATGGGATAACCGCTCATAGGATAACTGCTCAGATGAAGACGCCTCGTCCGATGGGCCGCCTGACGGGACCACCGCGCATTCGTGAAGAGCCCTCTCTTCCCCTCCGCTAGTAAACGCATGTGTGCCACTTTCTGTGTAAAATTGTTTGCACCTTGATTTTAAGTTTTCCAACGCATGGGTCCATACCTCCAGATGCCCCAACCTCTTCTTGTAGTACTCATTGAGGCACTGCAACCGTTTATTCTTCCGTTCGACCCTTTTTATATGTTCCGCCGTTTCCATTTCGCGCTCgattgtttttatttcattgCTTGGGGTGTCGTTAGGCAAGAATGTGCAGCTCGCCCCGGGTTCGCCGCGTCTTTCACTCCGTCTTTCGCTTTCCTTGC includes:
- a CDS encoding hypothetical protein, conserved (encoded by transcript PVX_118105A); translation: MEKNNAIGKEQLVCWVKKLLKRNHFHFGELKDGGVYVELLQCIWPQMVKRYEERYQHRGEYEEKEKTNWRVIHSTLKDLNIDSDFISYNQICEGHFSSCYQSLILLFFLHSLVKHHECDFVLAYPVTKRLTDFMSSEEPLNCLVRAGSVQLPQKFFKNVSNCFQVNNSTVMDGKRRDSPLEVEKPQNCVFARSAYQSHHSDFSNGLNNSHPHRVNEKKSTSLSSPELVPSSADGCAAKRDKSYTCRGDSLLSLVSGTSTATGSSGGGNHPRDTPERGSSTTGGAAYQGRAPPINSVDKKRTDETAIGEKPLNKEGSNEPPIRSNAPYSFDQMVTQPRSNFFKYFNKTDVGKSEILEKAPHEDRKSVSPEAPHLNVPPPPTTSSSSCADEHKPIRADVKETKVDASCQAENDPFFNFLLNHDSVENLKVTWNDEEKNVKGESFIWFLKTQVKMYKRELRLREEELELTSQMKKKEMEDLKMVHSVELAMLQEKHQAQIFYLKQQHLEGEAKMRKQFEAKISNMEEDLTLDLDVLHCQERGSLLGSLPGEEEEWAKGDEERSTSTQGHKHRPKHGCGRQYGGDATQGEDTLVDHDEEDANINRFLFDQVDVVSVLGGETPGGDHYRDDIPKKKKFLNFDYCLENGAVREAPKGAPEGEDHRAMYTETAAELTANTNSNIREAINKMRQLVSKKNMEHEINNKCLRGEMEILRNAVENFKSRRASESDLVKESAQVVSELLQSIDREQEGEEVPPKGWNIFTYVEKEQSKIYEMIKKGHNGPLKSDEVVKILDGSSLIRLLVRVVCALKLERVKRRLGGERATSKESERRSERRGEPGASCTFLPNDTPSNEIKTIEREMETAEHIKRVERKNKRLQCLNEYYKKRLGHLEVWTHALENLKSRCKQFYTESGTHAFTSGGEERALHECAVVPSGGPSDEASSSEQLSYERLSHERLSHERLSHERLSTTQLTPARLAPKSASTQPSAALPPFLWSPEFYLRSFAEENERDAELMRLLKLLGRCENEEDVLLFQSDTPVRCGRSDREEESSKRVEEDERQPHPDKLMLSVRPNEAWLKKKLTHNFWLMLGDIYSYRNVIVEACHYICQSNSMMSRYITTSEQKMREERRQFENACNGKDTVHRAEKYKWRQLIGTATFNRDLYKEKYMQLQRENQKEKKNLLHLTNLCYEQESVKYRNTILKLRQADHNYRVYKAREKKWVQLAKLLITELTNSSKGNQEEVKDAWLEIVAAEKEKEKKRGRKKKCLQVGDPNWESHIEEGTSNDACARVVAGTALLTPIGQNTKEAASLGGTDQGGENQLGKGSSTSCTRGHIGPHTRGGTTIRSSTTNRCSSNNRCGSNNLGAPSKGGRKSAHRGGSHNMHRQDSSMCKQASPTGWGAKRTSAEQDEGGSEPNRSRDYFTEGHADYYVKDFHTFLNDVQSSCVLNFSSASEADIWASEGGESGVESGRESGSDVRLATSKNAIQTAVQMANNNADHGVEAWETRLKQMAEESCAMFQRVLGMKEEEIKEWKKQTGHLEGELNEMKKQNQSQQNKYACLKEQQSDLVKRLGSLSDIISDLNDQMYQLKREKIDSENRSLTKQQHLHTLVRNYECTIKLIKSHLKKYPSVLYLVDTVTDEDKGVILELASAGEKYNAGESYKEGLSFSLQEDKHTHVKAKQNCVIKSVARETATNEGSQVWANLEEANMSIGGEDKSEGSPDFSLTDLMRDMGWDT